One Sodalis praecaptivus DNA segment encodes these proteins:
- the rplQ gene encoding 50S ribosomal protein L17 — MRHRKSGRQLNRNSSHRQAMFRNMAGSLVRHEIIKTTLPKAKELRRVVEPLITLAKTDSVANRRLAFARTRDNEIVAKLFNELGPRFASRAGGYTRILKCGFRAGDNAPMAYIELVDRAEATAPAAEATAE, encoded by the coding sequence ATGCGCCATCGTAAGAGTGGTCGTCAACTGAACCGTAACAGCAGCCATCGCCAGGCTATGTTCCGTAACATGGCCGGCTCTTTGGTTCGTCATGAAATCATCAAGACGACCCTGCCGAAAGCGAAAGAGCTGCGCCGCGTTGTTGAACCGCTGATTACACTTGCCAAGACCGACAGCGTTGCAAATCGTCGTCTGGCATTCGCCCGCACTCGTGATAACGAGATCGTGGCAAAACTGTTTAACGAGCTGGGCCCGCGTTTCGCGAGCCGCGCCGGTGGTTACACTCGCATTCTGAAGTGTGGCTTCCGTGCAGGCGACAACGCGCCGATGGCATACATCGAACTCGTTGATCGCGCTGAAGCAACAGCTCCAGCAGCGGAAGCGACTGCAGAGTAA